CTGCAAAACGTCAAACAAGTCACTCGACTGCATAAAACTTCAGAATGGCTCAACTACTCAATCATATTGGACAGTATTACTGTGATATGGAGTTTTAGGCTACATTTGGTATTGCGGTGGATTTTATGGTAGTCCCGTTTGCGCAGCAAGCTTTTGCCAATTTTAACTTTTGATGAATTGATGAACAACCAATCTTTCTTGCATCCGTGGCTAATTTTCCATAGCATAtattatactactccctccgtcacaaaattcttgtcttagatttgtctagatacggatgtatctaatactaaaacgtgacttgatacatctgtatttagacaagtactccctccgtccgaaaatacttgtcatcaaaatggataaaaaaggatgtatctagaactaaaatacatctagatacatccccttttattcattttgatgacaagtatttccggacggagggagtataagacaagaattttgggacggagggagtattacctccgtcccaaaatttgtcttagatttgtctagatacgaatgtatctagtcacattttagtgttagataattCCATATCTAgacagacaagaattttgggacggagggagtataagttaaGCACATCAATCACAAACTGAGAATTAGAAGATCTACCTTGTCAATTATAAACTCCTTGGCTGTTTTCATTACTGTATCACAGTCAACAGCATCAATCCGAGCAAAAAGCTCCAAGAATGGCATTACTCGTCCATAAGTAAGCATCTGCGTGAGATGGTTGAGGGAAAGTTGTTAATCAGGACAGCAGTAGCGGTCGCTACTGACAACgccatgataaaataaataaaacatacCTGGCGACCATTATTTTCAGAAACTGCAGTTGATCCATCAAAGTGAAGCAAAATAGAGGACTTCAACTGAAAAGGATAAAAATGTTAGTTCTTGTTACCTGCTTCTTTTTGTGATGAAAACAGGTTTATTTGATGCATACAAAACAAATTGCTTGCAAGTGAAGCCAAGAAATATTGAGGCTTTCTTGCAAGTGACAACTATAGGATTGATGTATCCAAAAATCTTTTTTTGAGAATGTTGtaacacctactccctccgtttctaaatatttgtctttctggagatttcaacaagtgactacatacgaagcaaaatgagtaaatctacactctaaaatatgtctatatacatccgcatatggtagtccatttgaaatctctaaaaagacaaatatttaggaatggagggagtacaagtttGCATGACATGCATCATAATTAATTACTCTACTCGTCATACAGTGTAACACAATATCATGTAAATAGACCCATTATCACAAGCTGCTAGTGTCATTTCACGAAAACGGGAGAGGTTTTGCTGTTGATGAACTTGTTACTAGTTTACCTATTGCTGAAGCTATAAAAGATTAATCATCGGTCACATTTTTAACAATATTACATGCAGCCACCTTGTCACTGTTGTTGTTAAGTAGGGCACCATGGACTTAGCAGTAATAGTAGTAGCATAGTTGAATGGATAAAAAGATAACTGAAAGACAGACAAAAATAGAACCGAGACATCTCTACAATCACCTGCAGCCCACAAAGAAGCATGGTCCTATTAAACAAACTGGAACACTTCAAGTGCAAGTTCAAATCTACCAAATTCAAGGATTTTCTCTAATATTGTTAATAATGTAGGAGCAACTGTGTGATTTTGTCTTCTATAAATATCCACATGGAAAACCAGACAATAAAAGAAAAACGTGTAAATCTAGTGAATACTCTTGGAGACCATAGCTACCTGATTACGAGCACGAGCAACCTCTGTCTCTGACACTCTGAATGCAAGTCTTCTAAATTCTTCCATTATTAACCGTGACAGGTCATGTAGTGCGTCAGGCTGCAATCATATTACAAAAATTATAAGATGATGTTTTACAGATAAACCATTTGGTCTGATACATAGCATAACTGATAACTCATCTCCATCGCTGGGAAATTGCATTATCACATTAAACTTGGAAGAAACTTTATCTGGCACACACACAAGTGATGAAGTGATTGCTACAATATTTCAAACTCGTAGCCAACGCAGATGATACAAGGGTAAAGAACAGTTTGACTAACAAGAAAGAACTGGAAGTTTACTAATTATAATCCTAAGTGGTAACAATGTTTCTCACTAATCACTTCTTACACATTCCCTAAGTGGAGAGTAATACATAAATAAAATGCTTAGTTATACAAATATATTGCCCCAAATATTACCTCGAAACTTCAGATTTAAACTAATCAGTATTCGGTTTGCACTATAATAACGGATAATATAGCAGTAAGCTTAACAATAAAGATAACTATTACTCATAATAGTTGACAAAGAGATACTGGGAAAAATTACATCAGATCAGACTTTATCTAAGTTGATTCAACATTCAAGCAACAAGCaactgaaaatacaagattgagaaATAAACTTTACCGGAGCACTAGTATAGATGCCAAATAATCCTGTATCGCGATAGTTAGTGTTGAATGCCATCAAGTTCTCAGCTAGCTCACCATTGCTGATGCCACGAGCTAAAGCAGACCTTGCAGTTTCAATATATAACAACAGCTTTAGCAAGAAATTCAGTAAGAAGAAACTAGGAGGGCAAATTATTGGTCAATCAATCAGTGAAAATCCTTCTCACCCTGAGCAGTTCCCTACGCCGATGCTCCTATTCCAAGATCCCAATATGCTTTGGGTCACCATAAGAGGAATAGAGCTAGGGTTAGTCCAGGATGAACCCTTGAAAGCAATTGCAATATGCGCTAGAGGCATCTCGGCATTCTCCACACGAACCTAATGATACATTAAAAAGTTCAAAAGATAATCAATTCACATAGTCTAATAATTTACTACAATAACATTTTGATAAAACTAAAAGCAGACCTCTGAGCCAGTAAAAATAGCCGGATTTGCCTCAACAAGCTGATCTGCAGTAGTTGGATCAGTAGAGAATCCTGTAAACAATTTTCTGACTTGATCAACAACCTCATCGTGATCGACAGCTCCAGAAGCAGATACAACCTAAGCCAACCGACAAAATAGAAAGTTTTACCACTCAAGTTACACATAAGAAATGGCTAAATTATTCCAAATAGGTACATAACCATACCATTCTAGGACAGGTATAATGCGTTGAAATGTACTGCTGCAAATCTTTCTTCGAGATAGATTTAATGTTCTCCGTAGGACCTAATATCGTGTCCCCCAGCGGATGGTCTCGGAATGCTGCGGTATGCAGGTGATCAAATATCACCTCCTCCATCATTCCTTGCACCTGTCCACCCATAAACATATGCAGCCATGCATCAAACATCATGTAGGCATCAACCATACATAACAATCAATACTCTCTGGCCAATGGTCAGATGACCAAATTACCAATGCCAGAGAACATCAAGTAAGAGTAAGTATCAGGAAAGCTTACACCCATTGACTAGTAAATTTAGGAATCTAATTCTAGCTGTATAGGGAAAAGGAGGGGTAACTCAGCAAAAGGGGCGACAGCTCACCTCCTCCATCTCGCGGAGGATGACGCCGCGCTCGCGCTGGATGCCCTGCTGCGGAAAGCGCGGGTGCTGAAGGATGTCGCTGAGAACATCGAGCGCGGCTGGCACGTCACGGCCCTGCACGTCGGCAAAGAAGGTGGTCTGCTCGCGGGAGGTGTAGGCGTTGAGGCGCGCGCCCATGTCCTCGATCTCCACCTCGAGCGCGTTCGCGGTGGGGCGGCGCTCTGTGCCCTTGAAGGCCATGTGCTCGAGGAAGTGCGCCGTGCCGTTCGTGCCGGGCAGCTCGAAGCGGCTGCCGGCGTCGACCCAGACGCCGACGGAGGCCATGCGGGTGGCGGCCGGGTAGGACTGGGTGACGACGCGGAGGCCGGTGGGGAGCGTGGAGACGCGCGCGGCGGGGAGGCGGAGAAAAGGGGAGTGGTCGGCGGCGCGGGGCACCGGCGACGCGTGGCGGAGGAAGCGGttgggcgagggggcggcggtggAGTGGAGGAGACGGTAGAGGTGGGGTAGGAGCCTGCGCTTCGagcggacggcgacggcggcggccatgTGTTGGATGGAGTTCCCCTACCGTCGCGCCGCCGCAAAGGAGGAGAGGGGAAGAAGGGTCTGGGCTTTTCGCTCCCGTTTATTCTTGCGTCGGGGGAAAGGCTCGGCAGAGAAATATCAAAAGCTTATGTTCCACGTAAATCAGGTCCGTGGACACACGGGAGGGCTTTTTTTTATGTCGAAAAATTGAAACGGACTGTGGTTCGGGGTCGGGTTCGTATCCGGCCCAGATTTGGTTGCACACTTGCTTACTACTaaccctcaaaaaaaaaacttgcTTACTACTGTACTACGTTGGGTTTTTTTTTCTCCAGGAAGAAAAACGTTGACATTTTACGAGGATAAAATCGATCTCCACTAGTTTTGGATGGTCAAGAGGAGAGCGGTATTTCCAACACATCAGAGTTTAAGTCCTGTATCGATGTACTAAAGTCTGGGTCTTTAGCACCAcatatttgtgcacgggcagtcgtagtcACACCTGCGGCAAGGCCTGAAGAGGACGATCAAGGATAAAAATAAGATCACTAGAGAAGCAGTCAAGTCAATGATTAGAGAATAGAAGACCATAAGCCGAGGCCCCGGCAGATCCTTGCCAGGGTGGCTCgcgaagcccctggcgagatccttGCCGGGATGAATTGCTAAGCCCCCggtaaggtccttgccggggcagaGTACAAGGCCCGGCGAGATTCGCGCCTGGCCAGGTTCCGCCACCACCCCAACGCAGCGACTGGCCTGCCAGcctggcaagcacctgcgtggtggcatgcatatcTTCGTGAAGAGCCTGCCACCGTTCCAGCGCAGCGGCTAGCCAGCCAGCCTAGCATTGCACGTCTCGTCAGCCCGGATGCGTGTCAAGACGGGAAAAGGCGGCGATGGTTGGGACGGGATCTGTTTCCTTCCCCGCTAAAGCTAGGGGGCACGTAAGTAGTGCATTTAATGTGTTTGTCCTAAGGCGCCGGTGATAAACATAGACACTatagctactttacacctcctgtgtgccactgtggcaaccccttgaacatataaaaggaggctcaAGGCGTACTGGAGGAGGATTCGGACTTTTGAACCTCTCGGTCCAGCTTGCATGCATAGCAGTTAGCCGAAGCTCAAGAACACAGAATATACACTCAAGCAGGGCTACTGTTTTACGTTGCTGagcgacccgaacctgggtaaaaacccatCGTGTTGATCGTTAGACCTGCTCTTTGCACACCCCTCTTCCCTGCCAAACCGTAGATGGGATCCACGTGATCCCGTAGGTGTCTTTTCCCCGACAtccttggcgcgccaggtaagggGGTCAGGTGGTGCAAACCTGGTCTAGCAATTAGCGCGTCGTTTCCTTGatcaccatggctcccaagaagaaggcgaTCACGGCGATCGGTTCGTCTGGAGCCGAACCGCCCGTGCCAGCACGGACGGGCAACGAAGTAGTCACGGATGGTGGCGGAGGTGTGGACCACGAGCATCCACGACACTCTGGCAACCGAAGCCAGGCGAGCGGCATGGTTCGTGCACAAGACGACGAGCCGTGCGCCACGGGGTCCAAGGGCGGAGCCGTGCTGCCTACGGGCGGCGCgacgactgttggggaacgtagtaatttcaaaaaaaattctacacacatgcaagatcatgatgatgcatagcaacgagagaggggagtgttgtccacgtaccctcatagaccgaaagcggaagcgttagcacaacgcggttgatgtagtcgtacgtcttcacgatccgaccgatcaagtaccgaacgcacggcacctccgagttcagcacatgttcagcccgatgacgtccctcgaactccgatccagccgagtgttgagggagagtttcatcagcacgacgacgtggtgacgatgttgatgttctaccgacacaaggcttcgcctaagcaccgctatagtattatcgaggtggactatgatgaaggggggcaccgcacacagctaagagacgatcaacttgatcaacttgtgtctctagaagtgcccccctgcccctgtatataaaggagcaagggggagaggtgcggccagccttggggcgcgccaggaggagtcctactcccaccgggagtaggactcccccccttttgctagttggaataggacttgggaggggggaggagtggaggagaaggaagggggcgccgcccccctctcattGTCTTATTCggatgtcacgccctcgatgcggctatatctcccacgtgtcgaagcatgacttagaggcataaccgcattgaaagcaatgtcgcaagtgaggtaatcttcacacaacccatgtaatacataagggaaagagatacatagttggcttacaatcgccacttcacacaattacatgaataaggcattacaacatccaaatacaatcaaggtccgactatggaaccaaaataaaagaagactaccccaaatgctacacagatccccgatcgtcccgactgggctccactactgatcaactggaaacggaacaacacaaaggacgagatcttcatcgagctcctccttgagcttggttgcgtcatctgcacgattcaacggcacctgcaagctggttttgaaagtatatgtgagtcacggggactcagcaatctcacaccctcgcgatcaagactatttaagcttatgggtaaggtaaaggtatgaggtggagctgcagcaagcgactagcatatatggtggctaacataagcaagagagcgagaagagaaggcaaagcacgatcgagaaactatgatcaagaagtgatcctagaacaacctacgtcaaacattactccaacaccgtgttcacttcccggactccgccggaaagagaccatcacggttacacacgcggttgatgcattttaattaaggtcaacttcagattttctacaaccaaacattaacaaattcccatctgctcataaccgcgggcacggctttcgaaagtttaaatccctgcaggggtgtcccaacttagcccatcacaagctctcacggtcaacgaaggatattccttctagcgggaagacccgatcaggctcggatcccagttacaagacatttcgacaatggtaaaacaagaccagcaaagccacccagatgtgccgacaaatcccgataggagctgcacatatctcattctcagagcACATCGGATAAGCAAGACGTCGAGTAagacagcctagagttgcccctggtagcctcggacatcgctcagttggaccaacactttgagaagcactgacccggggggtgaaataaagatgaccctcaggagcgcaactcccaagggaaaagaaaaggctaggtggcgaatggtaaaaccaatgttgggcattgctggaggagttttattcaaaacgaactgtcaaggggttcccattataacccaaccgcgtgaggaacgcaaaatccgggaacataacaccgatatgacggaaactagggcggcaagagtggaacaaaacaccaggcataaggccgagccttccaccctttaccaagtatatagatgcattaattaaataagagatattgtggtatcccaacaAAAACCCATGtttcaaacatggaacaagctccaaacttcatctacaactaacaacgctataagaggggctgagcaaagcggtaacctagccaaacaacggtttgctagggcaaggtgggttagaagcttggtttaacaatatgggaggcatgataaacaagtggtaggtatcgtagcataggcatagcaaaagagcgagcaactagcaagcaaagatagaagttatttcgagggtatggtcatcttgcctgaaatcccgcaaggaagaagaacgagtcgtgaagaagacaaatgaacgtagtcgaacggatcctcacaaacgcgacgttatcggaaccaacccgaagaagcaacaccaaaaaaaagcacacaacatagtaaacaactatcacatgatcatggcatgatgcacaacaaatatgatgcatgcccggtttaatgatacatggcatggcatggcaaagtgcaacaaacaacactacagattaagtggagctcaatatgcaacggagttgcatattgaagaaaacaccacatgacttatttagttcgatctcgtttatgtactcaacaatattaaatgttgttagcatggcaagaggtgaagcataataaaaactatctatctaggcaagtttaaatgaggccggaacaacaagtccggaaactcctcatgtgcatatattaggtttggtactgatctgccctaacaCAATAtttgagttgttaaacatgcaaggcaagtacaccatgttaaattaggcatttttctaccccatttacatataaagtttatttaaaaccgagctacggttattaagttatgaattaaatcattttagcaagttatttaagcaaatttaaaaaaACAgcatttttaaacattttaaacatagatgaaagtggcaaattattaatctacacgaaaatctaagcaagtttcatatattaagtttttacatgtgatgcttagtttgtgagttaaagtatgcatgaagtctagggggttCTTTGTAAAACTAGCAGTTCTCTGATAATTAGCAAAATCGTTCAGGAAAAAAAACAGGCACTCGGGCCGGAACTGAACAAGAAGCCCAACAAGGAAGGGAAAAAAAAGAGGGGCGCAGGGCAaaccaccatgggccaaggcccgctgGATCTGGCCAAGAGGAGCTGGGTCTGGCGCGCGAGACAGGCCCAGGCGCGGTTCACCGAGCGGTCAACAGGCGCGGCGTGCGCTCGAACGGCTCGAGACAGAGGCGCCGTCCTCCTCTGCTCGACAGGAAGCAGGCGCGGCAGCGCTGAGGACTCCGGCGAGCGTGGGGCACAACGGGATGGCGCGAGGAGGCGCCTGGGTCCAGATCCTACTAGGGGAGGTGCGGATCGGGTCTCCGAGTAGGGAAACGTGCTACCAGTCCATGGCTGCAGCTGTTGCCTGAAGAAAAGACAGGGAAGAAAAATTCAGAGGGGAAAAACGCGGACGGGAAGAAGGGAGAGACGACAGGGAGATGGGAGAGAAAAGGAGCAGGGCACGGCCTCTCGATGCTTCGGGAGCTGTGGCTGCTCACCTGCGCGGTCGGAGGTGAGGCTGCTGGGGGTACGTGGATGAGGAGGCAGGAGACGGCGCGACGTGCGCTCGGGCATGAGTAGAGGCAATGGTGGGGGCGCGGTTCAGACGAAGCAAGAGGCAACAGAGATGGGGCTTGAGCTCGAGACGAACAGAGGGACGCCGGCCTTGGCGTGACGGCAGCGGTGCGAACGAACGGGACGGGGAGGAGGCCGTGGAGGTCGAGGAAGACTAGGGCGAGCAGTTGCTGGTTCGGTGTGCTCCGGCGAGCGGCCACTGGTCGCTGGCACGGTCGGAGACGAGTCTGCAGGGGGTGGAGGAGCTTGGGCAGGCGACGACGGCCTGGACCTTGGGACGACGGTTGCAGCTTGTCGTTCGACGCAGGGTGAAGCAGAGGAGGCAGGAGTCGCGTCGGACAAGGAGACGAGGTGGTAGGGCGGCGTGGTCTTGTAGGTGAGGAGGGACTCCGGCGACGTCGATTCCCGGGACGGCTCGGATCAGCGACCGAGGTGAGCTCCAAAACCATGGCGGGGACGATGGGCATCGGGGAGAAGGGGCTTGTGGGCGCGCTGGATGCCTGCGGGGCTTCCATGCTTGATGAGTCGGATCGATGGGAGGAGGTGGTTGGCCAGAAGCTGAAAACGAGGGAAGTGGTCGGAGGCTTCGGGGGCGGAGaggtggatctgggaggatcccgatggagatggtgatggagatggtgagtgggtggcggcggcgcgatgggaaAAGATGGATGGGACAACTCTTAGGACTAGGGTTTGAACGCATATATACATCGCGTGGATTAgattaggggctacctcgtccctccgatccgatcgtaatcgggcgggcGAGAATAAATAGCTTAGGGGAACCCAACAAAGAATtgaagatgttttgtagatgtttggggatgatccggatccaacggtgatgactgcccgATTCGGGTTCGGGTGAGTctcggacacgcgcgaggggtcgatgcactgagcaaagaggggtttcggaccgtgcgatcgcaACGGATGGCTCCG
The Triticum dicoccoides isolate Atlit2015 ecotype Zavitan chromosome 3A, WEW_v2.0, whole genome shotgun sequence genome window above contains:
- the LOC119268663 gene encoding probable mitochondrial-processing peptidase subunit beta, mitochondrial, translating into MAAAVAVRSKRRLLPHLYRLLHSTAAPSPNRFLRHASPVPRAADHSPFLRLPAARVSTLPTGLRVVTQSYPAATRMASVGVWVDAGSRFELPGTNGTAHFLEHMAFKGTERRPTANALEVEIEDMGARLNAYTSREQTTFFADVQGRDVPAALDVLSDILQHPRFPQQGIQRERGVILREMEEVQGMMEEVIFDHLHTAAFRDHPLGDTILGPTENIKSISKKDLQQYISTHYTCPRMVVSASGAVDHDEVVDQVRKLFTGFSTDPTTADQLVEANPAIFTGSEVRVENAEMPLAHIAIAFKGSSWTNPSSIPLMVTQSILGSWNRSIGVGNCSGSALARGISNGELAENLMAFNTNYRDTGLFGIYTSAPPDALHDLSRLIMEEFRRLAFRVSETEVARARNQLKSSILLHFDGSTAVSENNGRQMLTYGRVMPFLELFARIDAVDCDTVMKTAKEFIIDKDVALAAVGPISNLPELSWFRSQTVSDDKFTSRIFSLFAQNN
- the LOC119271652 gene encoding uncharacterized protein LOC119271652, which codes for MEAPQASSAPTSPFSPMPIVPAMVLELTSVADPSRPGNRRRRSPSSPTRPRRPTTSSPCPTRLLPPLLHPASNDKLQPSSQGPGRRRLPKLLHPLQTRLRPCQRPVAARRSTPNQQLLALVFLDLHGLLPVPFVRTAAVTPRPASLCSSRAQAPSLLPLASSEPRPHHCLYSCPSARRAVSCLLIHVPPAASPPTAQATAAAMDW